One region of Sulfurisphaera ohwakuensis genomic DNA includes:
- a CDS encoding class I SAM-dependent methyltransferase, with amino-acid sequence MNEFVVNDVVNGIPLSLISSYGVFSKKKLDLGTRMLLENIVLPEEGVVADIGCGYGPIGIYIALKNPNLKIYMIDIDKKAVYLAEKNVKRYRLENRVIVIRNNILENLDIQLNGAYSNPPLKAGKEFIEKLAQQSYERLLHNGVLEVVVYKGEKNVLDIFGKYFNEVKIVKRAKGYSIILAVKN; translated from the coding sequence ATGAATGAATTTGTTGTTAATGATGTAGTAAATGGTATACCTTTATCATTGATAAGTAGTTATGGCGTTTTTTCTAAAAAGAAATTAGACCTTGGTACAAGAATGTTACTAGAAAATATAGTCCTTCCAGAGGAAGGAGTTGTTGCCGATATTGGTTGTGGTTACGGTCCAATAGGGATTTATATTGCCTTAAAGAATCCCAATCTCAAAATTTATATGATAGATATTGATAAAAAGGCTGTTTATTTGGCTGAAAAAAATGTTAAGAGGTATAGATTAGAAAATAGAGTTATAGTAATAAGAAATAATATATTAGAAAATCTTGATATACAATTAAATGGAGCATACTCAAATCCTCCTCTTAAGGCCGGTAAAGAATTTATTGAAAAGTTAGCTCAGCAAAGTTATGAGAGACTTTTACATAATGGTGTTTTAGAGGTAGTTGTGTACAAAGGAGAAAAGAATGTACTCGATATATTTGGAAAGTATTTTAATGAAGTTAAAATAGTAAAAAGAGCAAAAGGTTACTCAATCATTTTAGCGGTTAAAAATTAA
- a CDS encoding archaemetzincin family Zn-dependent metalloprotease: MYRVLIVKITSIDRSVINEVTNHLSQLGFHVDVLSQIEHINISYFDWQRSQYDAEKILEYVSSKFDKFPYDAIIAIGDIDAYARGLNFVFGLSTKKFGTVFLVRLKNDFYKKKCNFELFIERVKKEVTHELGHTLGLGHCSNPTCVMRFSNSIVEVDNKSAFFCEECRVKLNINNKS; the protein is encoded by the coding sequence TTGTATAGAGTACTTATCGTAAAAATAACTAGTATTGATAGAAGTGTAATTAATGAAGTAACTAATCATCTTTCACAACTAGGTTTTCATGTAGATGTATTGAGTCAAATAGAACATATAAACATATCTTATTTTGATTGGCAAAGATCACAATATGATGCTGAAAAAATACTAGAGTATGTTTCTTCTAAGTTTGATAAATTCCCATATGATGCAATTATAGCTATAGGAGATATAGATGCTTATGCAAGAGGTTTGAATTTTGTTTTTGGTCTTTCTACTAAAAAATTTGGTACTGTTTTTCTTGTAAGATTAAAAAATGATTTTTATAAGAAAAAATGTAATTTCGAACTATTTATAGAGAGAGTTAAAAAAGAAGTAACGCACGAATTAGGCCATACGCTAGGTTTAGGCCATTGTTCGAATCCTACATGTGTAATGAGGTTTAGTAATTCCATTGTAGAAGTAGATAACAAATCAGCATTTTTCTGTGAAGAATGTAGAGTAAAATTAAATATCAACAACAAAAGTTAA
- the cedA gene encoding DNA import protein CedA — MWNIFDFLFYAQILASLTYSLGALFYALPIPIYGVKKWGPRMITDSIYIIVWITIYTVVLSLMQQLLSLLGASWSSYFQWLYAVENYDIIQYEIIEAIVNATQYVSGTFAPFMLFTFLLSMATSFIEFLTIISQMIYQYSGLFIAMGILLMAIPFRVGRAIGASFIASSIIFYIGLPYLPIFLTQLDLNILNIHLSSSPNISIVLQYEIPEIFIANLLAPTSYIILLSGLSIGLGNTIGGYGSRVPFLIDIV, encoded by the coding sequence ATGTGGAATATATTTGATTTCCTATTTTATGCTCAAATCCTAGCGTCACTCACTTACTCATTAGGAGCATTATTCTATGCCTTACCTATACCAATATACGGTGTAAAGAAATGGGGTCCAAGAATGATAACAGACTCTATTTATATTATAGTGTGGATTACAATATACACAGTTGTTCTAAGCCTTATGCAACAATTATTAAGTCTACTAGGTGCGTCATGGAGTTCTTATTTTCAGTGGTTATATGCAGTGGAGAATTATGATATTATCCAATATGAGATTATAGAGGCAATTGTTAACGCTACGCAGTATGTTTCTGGTACTTTTGCACCTTTTATGCTATTTACTTTTCTCTTGTCTATGGCTACATCATTTATTGAATTTCTCACTATAATCTCTCAAATGATATATCAATATTCTGGATTATTTATAGCCATGGGAATATTATTAATGGCAATACCGTTTAGGGTAGGTAGAGCTATAGGTGCCTCATTTATAGCATCTTCAATAATATTCTATATAGGATTACCATATTTGCCTATTTTCCTTACACAGCTGGACTTGAATATTCTTAATATTCATCTATCATCGTCTCCTAACATCTCAATAGTATTACAATATGAAATCCCAGAGATTTTTATAGCTAATCTACTCGCACCCACAAGTTATATCATATTATTGAGCGGGCTAAGCATTGGTTTAGGAAATACAATAGGAGGTTATGGAAGTAGAGTACCATTTTTAATTGATATAGTGTGA
- a CDS encoding DEAD/DEAH box helicase: MISVSHDFVNKLKELGYTSLTPIQKVAIPIILKGKNTLVIAPTGYGKTEAAVFPVFYKIYTENSVPISALYITPLRALNRDIELRLKKIGEKLGIKVRVRHGDSTESERRRILLDPPQLLLTTPETLLYLVINEKYRKLFENLKWIIIDELQEMLDEKRGYELLIVLERLKRISKNRIQSIGLSATIGNIEIAKKYLGEEVEVAKIDTRKDIDISLIIPELKKDYVDLSIKLGLNPEIIARFKKIEEIVKNEKPVLIFTNVRETTEFLANELSKITQLKILTHHGSLSREVRVEAEKDFREGNIDALVATSSLELGIDIGKINVVLQYMSPRQVIRLVQRIGRSGHSVNKLSKGYIMPSNDIYDILECKAIVDKLKEGYLEKPLIEYKPYDVIAHEIAGMVLEGYNNPREIFDIIKGVFLFSNLTEEEFAEILDILESAKIIKREKDKISPSFRLWKYYYETNMIPDSLRDYLVIDHVTNSKIGTLDEEFISALDENTVFVLGGKLWKVVTIEDGKVYVEQAQLKSGILPSWFGESIPVEKEIALKVYEYISRIAKGEEIDLPKDVLNKLKDIVDNQLKRGYPLPSDKEILVEINHDLIVIHSAFGTRGNNTLGAIISALLSRLKGIKANYRSDSYHIAIATVIPIYKDDIIKIVNMINSLQEKDLEELLKIAIKESPQFKWKLLVEAERFGVIDKGKDIDISSTLLRPFIDTIVGEEAVKELIVKNYDLSILSNELRKVSWKILEVPSFSPLAKEFLDKLLVFRSSEDKPIMLEVYKRKLLSKEVKLICMVCGWNSNFNVSQVPPRCPKCGSVFLTVVDLQDNESIQIVKKAIKGEKLSKKELKKLEELKRISSFYSYYNKYVAIGLSAPGVGVTNISKALEKLREGEDKYYEALLDLERRFIRTRKYWH, encoded by the coding sequence ATGATAAGTGTTTCTCACGATTTTGTAAATAAACTTAAGGAATTAGGATATACAAGTCTTACTCCAATACAAAAAGTAGCCATCCCTATAATTTTAAAGGGGAAAAATACTTTAGTTATAGCACCTACAGGCTATGGAAAAACCGAGGCGGCTGTTTTTCCAGTATTTTACAAGATTTATACAGAAAATTCGGTTCCTATATCAGCATTATATATTACTCCATTAAGAGCGTTAAACAGAGATATTGAGCTAAGATTAAAGAAGATAGGAGAAAAATTAGGTATTAAGGTTAGAGTAAGACATGGTGATTCGACCGAAAGTGAACGTAGAAGAATACTTCTTGATCCTCCACAACTTCTTTTAACAACTCCTGAAACTTTACTATATCTAGTAATAAACGAAAAATATAGGAAATTATTTGAAAATTTGAAATGGATTATAATTGACGAACTTCAAGAGATGTTAGATGAAAAAAGAGGATACGAATTATTAATCGTTTTAGAACGTTTAAAAAGAATAAGCAAGAATAGAATACAGTCTATAGGCTTGTCTGCAACTATTGGAAATATAGAAATAGCAAAAAAATATTTAGGAGAAGAAGTAGAAGTAGCAAAAATTGATACCAGAAAAGATATTGATATTTCATTAATAATTCCAGAATTAAAAAAGGATTATGTTGATTTATCCATTAAGTTAGGATTAAATCCTGAGATAATAGCAAGATTCAAAAAGATAGAAGAAATCGTTAAAAACGAGAAGCCTGTTTTAATTTTTACAAATGTTAGAGAAACAACAGAGTTCCTAGCTAATGAACTTTCTAAAATAACACAGCTTAAAATTTTGACTCATCATGGCTCATTATCTCGAGAAGTAAGAGTTGAAGCCGAAAAAGACTTTAGAGAAGGCAACATTGATGCTTTAGTGGCTACGTCTAGTTTAGAGTTAGGAATAGACATAGGTAAAATTAATGTGGTATTACAATATATGTCTCCAAGACAAGTAATACGGCTTGTTCAGAGAATTGGAAGAAGCGGGCACTCTGTGAATAAACTATCTAAAGGCTATATAATGCCTTCAAATGATATATATGATATACTAGAATGTAAAGCCATTGTAGATAAATTGAAGGAAGGATATCTTGAAAAACCATTAATAGAATATAAGCCTTATGATGTAATTGCTCATGAAATAGCCGGCATGGTCCTAGAGGGATATAATAATCCTAGAGAGATATTTGATATAATAAAAGGTGTTTTCCTATTTAGTAATTTAACAGAAGAAGAATTTGCTGAAATACTTGATATATTGGAATCTGCTAAAATTATAAAAAGGGAGAAAGATAAAATATCTCCTTCTTTTAGGCTTTGGAAGTATTATTATGAAACTAATATGATACCTGACTCATTAAGAGATTACTTGGTTATAGATCATGTAACTAATTCTAAGATAGGTACTCTAGATGAAGAATTTATTTCCGCATTGGATGAAAATACAGTATTTGTTTTAGGCGGGAAACTTTGGAAAGTAGTTACTATTGAAGACGGAAAAGTATATGTTGAACAAGCACAATTAAAAAGTGGTATTTTACCTAGTTGGTTTGGAGAATCGATCCCAGTAGAAAAGGAGATTGCATTAAAGGTATACGAGTATATAAGCAGAATAGCTAAAGGTGAAGAAATAGATTTACCCAAAGATGTACTTAATAAATTAAAGGATATTGTTGATAATCAGTTGAAAAGAGGATATCCTTTGCCATCAGATAAAGAGATTTTGGTTGAAATAAATCATGACCTAATTGTAATTCACTCAGCTTTTGGAACCAGAGGAAATAATACATTAGGCGCAATTATTTCTGCTTTACTTTCTCGATTAAAAGGAATAAAAGCTAACTATAGGTCTGATTCGTATCACATAGCTATAGCAACCGTAATACCAATATATAAAGATGATATTATAAAAATTGTAAATATGATAAATTCATTACAAGAAAAAGATTTGGAGGAATTATTGAAAATAGCAATAAAAGAAAGTCCTCAATTTAAATGGAAATTATTAGTTGAAGCAGAAAGATTTGGAGTTATCGATAAAGGTAAAGATATTGATATTTCTTCTACGTTATTGAGACCATTTATAGATACTATAGTTGGAGAAGAGGCAGTTAAGGAGCTTATTGTTAAGAACTATGATTTAAGTATCTTATCAAACGAACTAAGAAAAGTAAGCTGGAAAATATTAGAAGTACCCAGTTTTTCACCTCTAGCTAAAGAATTTTTAGATAAACTTTTAGTTTTCCGTTCTAGTGAAGATAAACCAATTATGCTAGAGGTTTATAAGAGAAAACTATTATCAAAAGAGGTAAAACTTATCTGTATGGTTTGTGGATGGAATAGTAATTTTAATGTGAGTCAGGTCCCTCCCAGATGTCCAAAATGTGGTTCTGTATTTTTGACAGTTGTTGATTTACAAGATAATGAAAGTATTCAAATAGTTAAAAAAGCAATAAAAGGTGAAAAATTGAGTAAAAAAGAACTAAAAAAACTAGAGGAATTGAAAAGAATTTCGTCGTTTTATTCTTACTATAATAAATATGTAGCTATCGGTCTTTCTGCTCCTGGTGTAGGTGTTACTAATATTAGTAAAGCGTTAGAAAAATTGAGAGAAGGAGAAGATAAGTATTATGAAGCGCTTTTAGATCTAGAGAGAAGGTTTATAAGGACTCGAAAATACTGGCACTAA
- a CDS encoding glycosyltransferase, whose translation MIEKYAEIIGEDELDSIVKIAEKLKGVSVLHVNSTPSGGGVAEILSKLVPLMRELGIETDWKVIRGDKDFFTVTKSFHNSLQNGFGELPKGAFEIYNKWQEINGNELDLDYDIIFIHDPQPAGLIKFRKKGKWIWRCHIDISNPYEPVWNFLKQYVQQYDSIIISSPVFGRDDLIKPQYIVPPSIDPLSIKNRPIPEITVRRILYKFDVDPDRPIITQVSRFDRAKDPLGVIKTYKLVKRHTDVQLVYVGSPASDDPEGEIVYNETVQAAGSDKDIKLLMLPPNSDLEINAFQRGATIVMQKSIKEGFGLTVSEALWKEKPVIGGNTGGIPLQVINNVTGYLVTTPEEAAHYTLYLLRNTNIRERLGKNGKEHVRKNFLITRELRDYLMVASLTGSQQTPT comes from the coding sequence ATGATCGAGAAGTACGCTGAAATAATTGGTGAAGATGAGTTAGATAGCATCGTAAAGATAGCTGAAAAGCTAAAGGGAGTATCAGTTCTTCATGTTAATTCTACGCCTAGCGGAGGAGGAGTAGCTGAAATACTAAGTAAACTTGTTCCCTTAATGAGAGAATTAGGTATTGAAACGGATTGGAAAGTAATTAGAGGAGATAAAGATTTCTTTACTGTTACAAAGTCCTTTCATAACTCATTACAAAATGGTTTTGGTGAACTTCCTAAAGGAGCATTTGAGATTTATAATAAGTGGCAAGAAATTAATGGGAATGAATTAGATTTAGATTATGATATAATATTTATCCATGATCCTCAGCCTGCTGGACTAATAAAATTCAGAAAAAAGGGAAAATGGATATGGAGATGCCATATTGATATCTCTAACCCCTATGAACCCGTTTGGAACTTTTTAAAACAATATGTTCAACAATATGATAGTATAATAATTTCTTCTCCGGTATTTGGGAGGGACGATCTAATAAAACCACAATATATTGTACCACCCTCTATAGATCCACTGAGTATTAAAAATAGACCAATACCCGAAATAACAGTGAGAAGGATTCTTTACAAATTTGATGTAGACCCGGATAGACCAATAATAACTCAAGTCTCAAGATTTGATAGAGCAAAGGATCCTTTAGGTGTGATAAAAACTTACAAGCTAGTGAAGAGACACACTGATGTTCAACTAGTCTATGTAGGGAGCCCTGCCTCTGATGATCCAGAAGGTGAAATAGTATATAATGAAACCGTTCAAGCAGCTGGTAGTGATAAGGATATTAAACTCTTAATGTTACCTCCAAATAGTGATCTAGAAATTAATGCCTTTCAGAGAGGAGCTACCATTGTTATGCAAAAGTCAATAAAGGAAGGATTTGGTTTAACAGTAAGTGAAGCTTTATGGAAAGAAAAACCAGTAATCGGAGGTAATACAGGTGGTATACCCTTACAAGTAATCAATAATGTAACTGGCTACCTAGTAACTACTCCAGAAGAAGCTGCCCATTATACATTATATTTGTTGAGAAATACAAACATAAGAGAGAGACTTGGAAAAAATGGAAAAGAACATGTCAGAAAGAACTTCCTTATAACAAGAGAATTAAGAGATTATCTAATGGTTGCAAGCTTAACAGGCAGTCAACAAACTCCAACATAG
- a CDS encoding DUF5752 family protein: MISKELLDKPAQKPFEFEAAYYPPKYAGIKAYTVDELISGIKRVDGLSIFYHIFHPLFSSHVIPEDMHNDFAVWIRDEIHDSRLAQIISDIEGKEPRTVEDVREDLLKILTENKVSGRASRPFYFVSCNPVIFKTGKVARNLGELIDIIATISMRSIAYHFIFKRVMGYTTKNDFSIWIEENYGLKELADSLSSIDPQTYTDEEKLREDLIRKIEEVIFS, from the coding sequence ATGATTAGCAAAGAGTTATTAGATAAACCTGCACAAAAGCCTTTTGAATTTGAGGCAGCTTATTATCCACCTAAGTATGCTGGAATAAAGGCGTATACTGTGGATGAATTAATTTCTGGGATTAAAAGAGTAGACGGGCTTTCAATATTCTATCATATCTTTCATCCTCTATTTTCAAGCCATGTAATCCCAGAAGATATGCACAACGATTTTGCGGTATGGATTAGAGATGAAATACATGATTCAAGACTGGCCCAGATAATATCTGATATTGAGGGAAAAGAACCTAGAACAGTAGAAGATGTAAGAGAAGATCTACTTAAAATATTAACAGAAAATAAGGTAAGCGGAAGGGCATCTAGACCATTTTATTTTGTTTCTTGTAATCCCGTTATATTTAAAACTGGAAAAGTTGCTAGAAATTTAGGTGAGTTAATTGATATTATTGCTACTATTTCTATGAGATCAATCGCATATCACTTTATATTTAAAAGAGTAATGGGATATACTACTAAAAATGATTTTTCGATCTGGATAGAGGAGAATTATGGGTTAAAAGAGTTGGCAGATTCCTTATCTTCTATTGATCCACAAACTTATACTGATGAAGAAAAATTAAGAGAAGATTTAATAAGGAAGATTGAAGAGGTGATATTCTCATGA
- a CDS encoding RNA polymerase subunit Rpo13, whose translation MFDEEENEKENEEEEESTEAESEEEFTQKEEHEEKVEAESEEEELPALSVADIELLMKNTEIWDNLLNGKISIEEAKKMFKELASHYSSSDKKKRKKVAKKTKKVKEQKTNEEE comes from the coding sequence ATGTTTGATGAGGAAGAGAATGAGAAAGAGAATGAAGAAGAGGAAGAATCCACTGAAGCTGAAAGCGAAGAGGAATTTACACAAAAAGAAGAGCACGAGGAGAAAGTAGAAGCTGAAAGCGAAGAGGAAGAACTGCCAGCACTAAGTGTAGCTGACATAGAATTATTAATGAAAAATACTGAAATATGGGACAATTTACTTAATGGAAAAATAAGCATCGAAGAAGCAAAGAAAATGTTTAAAGAATTAGCCTCTCATTATTCTTCCTCTGATAAGAAGAAAAGGAAGAAAGTAGCAAAAAAGACTAAAAAAGTAAAAGAACAAAAAACAAATGAGGAAGAATGA
- a CDS encoding archease, with protein sequence MQKFEFFEHTADIGIRAYGRNLNEAFENAAVAVFEVMTDTSKVEPREMREVKIDGYDLENLLYRWIESLLVYYDSEIMLFSKFHVNIDEKNLTLEGKAWGEKFNPNKHERRTVVKAMTYHEMKIENKGNYYILTFVVDI encoded by the coding sequence ATGCAAAAATTTGAGTTCTTTGAACACACTGCTGATATAGGTATACGAGCTTACGGAAGAAATTTAAATGAGGCATTTGAAAATGCAGCAGTAGCTGTTTTTGAAGTTATGACTGACACAAGTAAAGTTGAACCCAGAGAAATGAGAGAAGTTAAAATAGATGGATATGATTTGGAGAATTTATTATATAGATGGATTGAGAGTTTATTGGTGTACTACGATTCTGAAATCATGTTATTTAGTAAGTTTCATGTGAATATCGATGAAAAAAACTTAACTCTTGAAGGAAAAGCTTGGGGTGAAAAATTTAACCCAAACAAACATGAAAGAAGAACTGTAGTTAAAGCTATGACTTATCATGAGATGAAAATAGAAAATAAAGGAAATTATTATATTTTAACTTTTGTTGTTGATATTTAA
- a CDS encoding RNA-guided pseudouridylation complex pseudouridine synthase subunit Cbf5 yields MSYISSSGKEYVCLMQVHCDFNIDELKQLISKFIGIIYQKPPVRSSVKRRTRKKKIYDIEILDTDKRFILLRISSDPGTYMRKLCHDIGVILGCGAHMRELRRIRSGIFTEKNLVTLQEISEALYMWKNCKDESDLRKILLPMEYATCGMPKILIDDNAVDAISYGAMLTAPGIVAYQRFRVKDTVAILTLKGELVAIGEADVDSQKLVDMKKGVVVKPKRVLMPRDIYPRSWKKHE; encoded by the coding sequence ATGTCATATATTAGTTCTTCTGGGAAAGAATATGTATGCTTAATGCAAGTACATTGTGATTTTAATATAGATGAACTTAAACAACTAATTTCAAAATTTATAGGTATAATATATCAGAAACCACCCGTAAGATCCTCAGTGAAAAGAAGAACAAGAAAAAAGAAAATTTATGATATAGAGATACTTGATACGGATAAGAGATTTATTTTACTTAGGATATCCTCTGATCCTGGTACATATATGAGAAAATTATGTCATGATATTGGAGTAATATTAGGTTGTGGTGCACATATGAGAGAACTAAGGAGAATTAGATCTGGAATATTTACAGAGAAAAACTTAGTTACATTACAAGAGATTTCAGAAGCTCTTTATATGTGGAAAAACTGTAAAGACGAGAGTGATTTAAGAAAAATATTATTACCTATGGAATATGCTACTTGTGGTATGCCTAAAATATTAATTGATGATAATGCTGTTGATGCCATATCTTATGGTGCAATGCTTACAGCACCTGGAATAGTAGCTTATCAAAGGTTTAGGGTAAAGGATACTGTAGCGATATTAACACTAAAAGGAGAGCTAGTAGCTATAGGTGAAGCTGATGTAGATTCTCAGAAATTAGTAGATATGAAAAAAGGAGTAGTAGTTAAGCCTAAAAGAGTTCTTATGCCTCGTGATATATATCCTAGATCGTGGAAGAAACATGAATGA
- a CDS encoding ATP-binding protein, with protein sequence MRSYIIFLSVLILETIILYFINITQNSLYFISITALIIIINGIIAFILFNSVLLSIISLPSFFSIYSIINRLNFYETLLLITYYSEYYLVVTLVAFFIYSFVKRNFYDFLIDELKKVKFSFSPLKFIIGISLSVLLYWVLFFNPIFLIGSILDSLAISLYGFYYELPLITFNWITLPYLIFPKTYRPSNRGVLIGKIIGKIGKGSSLDNAFYTSNSTYKWIRTGGIYYLDFNSSKNYNVIIIGTSGVGKSTLAKKIVNSLNVSYLVFDLHGEYEVQGAKKIDASKVTINPLSLFGRNPKERALEISLMIKSLFNLGNLQTIELTNLIIEAYAEKGIDESDSSTWNLSPPTFRDILILLEKKKKLATTSQDIIKYQSIEPYIQFLTSSVFNNSNVNISEILENNLIIDFSKIPTNEIKYILIETLLKSIQNTMYISGISNLKKIIIIDEAPFILSKESGKQILERLFAEGRKFGFGFIIISQTSECIKELLANTSYFFIFNLVEPKELDYASKLFGGSDAQLYAIIYETLQKLPRGYCVTRDLLRGEIYLLNLT encoded by the coding sequence GTGAGGTCTTACATTATATTCCTTTCAGTCCTCATTTTAGAGACTATAATTCTTTATTTTATCAATATAACACAGAATTCATTATATTTTATATCTATAACTGCATTAATAATTATTATTAATGGTATAATAGCATTTATCTTATTTAATTCGGTATTATTATCTATTATCTCATTACCATCGTTTTTCTCTATTTATAGCATAATTAATAGATTAAATTTTTATGAGACATTATTGCTAATTACCTATTATTCTGAATATTATCTAGTAGTTACATTAGTTGCATTCTTTATTTACTCTTTCGTAAAACGAAATTTTTATGATTTCCTAATTGATGAACTCAAAAAAGTGAAATTTAGTTTCTCGCCTTTAAAATTTATAATAGGCATTAGCCTATCAGTATTGCTCTACTGGGTATTATTCTTTAATCCTATCTTCTTAATAGGAAGCATATTAGACTCTCTGGCAATCTCATTATATGGATTTTATTACGAATTACCCTTAATAACATTTAATTGGATCACATTACCTTATTTAATTTTCCCTAAAACGTATAGACCATCTAACAGAGGAGTTCTAATTGGAAAAATAATTGGAAAAATAGGTAAGGGGAGTTCATTAGATAACGCATTTTATACCTCAAATTCTACGTATAAGTGGATCAGAACTGGTGGAATATATTACCTAGATTTTAATTCTAGTAAAAATTATAATGTGATAATTATAGGTACTAGTGGAGTAGGAAAATCGACTTTAGCAAAAAAGATTGTGAATTCATTAAACGTATCTTACTTAGTTTTCGATTTACATGGAGAATATGAAGTCCAAGGAGCAAAGAAGATTGATGCTTCTAAAGTAACAATAAATCCGTTAAGTCTATTTGGCAGAAATCCCAAGGAAAGAGCCTTAGAAATTTCGTTGATGATAAAAAGTCTTTTTAATCTAGGTAACTTACAAACTATTGAACTAACAAACTTAATTATTGAAGCTTATGCAGAAAAAGGAATAGATGAAAGTGATAGTAGTACATGGAATTTATCGCCACCAACTTTCAGAGATATTTTAATTCTATTGGAAAAAAAGAAAAAACTAGCTACTACAAGTCAAGATATAATAAAATATCAGTCAATTGAACCCTATATTCAATTTCTAACATCTTCAGTTTTCAATAATTCAAATGTGAATATTTCAGAGATTTTGGAAAATAATCTAATTATAGATTTCTCTAAAATACCTACTAATGAAATAAAATACATTTTAATAGAAACATTATTAAAATCTATTCAAAATACGATGTATATTTCTGGTATATCAAATTTAAAGAAAATAATTATTATAGATGAAGCACCTTTTATCTTATCTAAAGAATCTGGTAAACAAATATTGGAACGACTGTTTGCAGAAGGAAGAAAATTTGGATTTGGATTTATAATAATTTCTCAAACAAGTGAATGCATCAAGGAACTACTTGCTAATACAAGTTACTTTTTTATATTTAATTTAGTTGAACCTAAAGAACTAGACTATGCGAGTAAACTGTTTGGAGGTTCTGATGCTCAGTTATATGCTATAATTTATGAAACATTACAAAAATTACCGAGGGGGTATTGCGTGACTAGAGATTTATTAAGGGGTGAAATATATCTACTAAACTTGACATAA
- a CDS encoding 50S ribosomal protein L14e codes for MPAIEIGRICVKTRGREAGKKCVIVDIIDENFVLVTGPKDVNKVKRRRVNILHLEPTDKKIDINKGASDDEVKKKLEEAGLIEFMKQDVKPKIPVI; via the coding sequence ATGCCTGCGATAGAAATAGGAAGAATATGTGTAAAAACAAGAGGAAGAGAAGCAGGTAAAAAATGTGTTATTGTAGACATAATAGATGAAAATTTTGTCCTAGTAACTGGTCCTAAAGATGTTAATAAAGTTAAAAGAAGAAGAGTAAATATACTTCATTTAGAACCTACAGATAAAAAGATAGATATAAATAAGGGAGCAAGTGATGATGAAGTTAAGAAAAAATTGGAAGAAGCAGGTCTTATAGAATTTATGAAACAAGATGTTAAGCCAAAAATTCCTGTGATTTAG
- the cedA2 gene encoding Ced DNA import system-associated protein CedA2 yields MKSYEVVSFLVLINSAIVYYYTKNIEYLITGIILSLAILLGIRFIFEKFVA; encoded by the coding sequence ATGAAAAGCTATGAAGTAGTATCATTCCTCGTATTAATTAACTCAGCAATAGTATACTATTATACAAAAAATATAGAATATTTAATTACAGGAATTATCTTATCTTTGGCAATACTACTTGGAATAAGATTTATTTTTGAGAAGTTTGTTGCGTAG
- a CDS encoding tRNA pseudouridine synthase A: protein MEIYDFIYKIDSFCNYSNNWNIIQDSYTDEKYGYFADKRPIEVLIKNSIINADKPPGPTSHEVAYWIKQMFKVSKAGHGGTLEP from the coding sequence ATGGAAATATATGATTTTATTTATAAAATAGATTCTTTTTGTAATTATAGTAATAACTGGAATATTATACAAGATTCCTATACTGATGAAAAATATGGTTACTTTGCTGATAAAAGACCCATAGAAGTTTTAATAAAAAACTCAATTATTAACGCTGATAAACCACCTGGACCTACAAGTCATGAAGTAGCTTATTGGATAAAACAAATGTTCAAGGTTTCAAAGGCAGGCCATGGGGGGACCCTAGAGCCTTGA